Within Gossypium hirsutum isolate 1008001.06 unplaced genomic scaffold, Gossypium_hirsutum_v2.1 scaffold_306, whole genome shotgun sequence, the genomic segment AGGCCTCATAGTATAGCAAGATATTGCCATCAATCTTTTTGCACTAATAAACCTCTTGGTTGATAGAAAATATTATTCACATTCATGAGGACCGATTTTCATTATTCCGTTCTGCATCATCTTCTAGATGATCCTCATCTTCATTGGGAATGTCTTCGCTGTAATCATCTAATGAACCAACAGGAAAAACGATGTCACCTTAAGAAATTTAATGGATTTAGTTCAATCAACGTGGACGAGGCAAAGTTATAGCATTACGTATGATATGCACAAAGCTCAAAACATTAGGCGTATTCAATGTTCTACCTTGGTTGAAAGCAAATGATCAATTATCTATCCCATTAAACTATATTGGAGAGCATCAGCACCATATTAAACACGAGAAGCAAAAGGTATTCCTAGATTCATGTATACTCTAGGTTTGACTGCATCACAATGAAGATTAACAAAAAGCTGCTAAGTACAGTTTAAAGGGACAAGGCATCAAAACTGAGTGGGACAAGGTAAATAAAAAACTCTTTACCCTTTTGAGGCAATGAAGGAGTATCCCTGGAGTCCGATGCattatcaagaacataagaaagATCTAGTAATTACAAAAAAGATACAATCTAAGGATTACGGGGAGAACCTACAaaagatgagaaaattttaataattaaaaaaggaATCGAGCAAAAGAAAATTGCAAAAGTCATGATTATTCTAGTtgcaaatctaaataaaaaagaaCGCATTCACTAACCAACAATTAATTGAgctaaaagaagataaaaaatgaAGGATAGTGTTTCATAACTACTGTGACAGTAATATTGAGATGCCTATGGTATAAATATGCAAACATATATGGTAAGTTTCTTAAATCCAAAAGATAGAACCATTAATGGAGATACTATTAGCACCTCAAAGAAGGAAAAGCATCAAAATATCACCATATTATTTACCAGAAAAAGTAAGAATCAAAGGGTTTGTGAGGTAGAGCTGTTTGAGAAAATTCACAAGGTTTGGCTCCTCTGTCTTCCATCCTGCTCTTAACCCATTGACGACAATCTTGCATGTCGAGCTTTGTTCTCCTACCTATTAGAACAGTAGTTGTCAGCTCACAAGTTCTTGTAGAGTAATAGTACTtgcaaaaatagaaaattgcacattttcaaataaaacattAGTCCACCCTAcccaagagagagagagagtgagaTGAGTGGCATGGTCAAAACAAAAATGTCATATATACACACACCCAACGTCTCCACGTTGGAAGGTCAAAGGAAAGACACAGTTCAATTTCCGTGTTATTGCTAGCCATTCTTCATCGTACTTGTCAGATTACAGTTTACTAATTAAGAAATATTTAAGTGTATCAGAtaggattctgtaaatattttactgattactatccctaactttaaggctgtTTTTTTTAGACAGCATCCCTAGAGTTAGTCTGTTTCCTAGTATAGAGTTTCCTAAGTTAGGCttactatgtgtataaatattcatgtaatttcttatgaataaGACGGAATAGAAAAAGCCTATTCTTAACATGGTATCAAAGCCGTTTTTTTAGCTCAAATTCTGGGATTTTTTTCTTTGTCTAGCAACTTCTTCTCATTCCCGATCAACCCTCAAGCCTGTAGAATTTGTTCAAAAGAAACATGGCTAAAACTGTCAAAACCAGCAACACTAGAGAAGGGAATTCTCAAGAATCATCTATTGAGTTCAGtaaagaagaaattgagaagttgaagaatCTGCTGGGATCATTGGAAAAATCTCCTTCAATAGGTACTAGTGGTTTGATTTTTTCAGGTATATCCTcttctaaaaattctaaaatctcgGATATACCCACAAAAAGTTCTTGGGTCATTGACTCAGGAGCTACAGACCACATGACCCACTCCTCACAAAAATTTGTTTCATATACACCTTGTCCTAGTAGTAGAAAGATAACAGTAGCCGATGGTTCTGTGATCACAGTGGCTGGTCAGGGTGATATTGTTATAAACAAAACCCTTACTCTTAAAAATGTCCTTCATGTTCCAAAACTATTTACCAATCTTCTATCCATCCAAAGAATTACCAAAGAGTCTAACTGTAGTGTGGTTTTCTATCACAATCGATGTCTTTTTCAGGAACAGAATACGAGGAGGATGATTGGACATGCTAAGGAAGTAAATGGCCTATACTATCTCGAGGAATCCAGTGGAGAAGTTAGTGCTCTGAATtcctcaccattatctttcatatccgaatctattaaaaccaataaaaaccaaatttggCTCCATCACCTCCGCCTTGGTCATCCATCGTTTAGAGTCCTTAAAATTATGTTTCCTTCATTGTTCAAAGGATTAACTGTTGAAAAATTCCATTGTGATGTCTGTGAACTTGCAAAACATAAACGTACCTCTTTTCCGATAAGCAATAAAAGAACATCCGCTCCTTTTACTCttattcatagtgatgtttggggaccatCCACTATTTCAAATATTTCTGGGGCTCGGTGGTTTGTatcctttattgatgattgtacCCGTGTGTCTtggatatttcttttaaaacagaAATCTGATGTAAGGTCTGTCTTTCCAACCTTTTACAACATGATCAAAACACAATTTGGAGCTGAAATAAAAAGGTTTAGGTCAGACAATGCCAAGGACTATTTCAATCAGTTTCTCTCGCCATATTTCCAAGAAAGAGGCATTATACATGAGTCATCTTGTGTTAGCACACCCCAACAAAATGGTGTTGCCGAAAGAAAAACTGGTCACATTTTAGCTATTACAAGAGCCCTCTTGTTCCAAAAAAATGTCCCTAAACAATACTGGGGGGAGGCTGTTTTAACTGCTACTCATATGATAAATAGATTGCCTACAAAAGTCCTTGAATCTCAAAGTCCTATGCAAGTTCTAGCAAAATTCTTTCCTGATTTTAGTACTTCAAGTAGCCTTCTAAAATATTTGGTTGTATTGCCTTTGTACATGTACATTCTCAAAATAGAGGAAAATTTGATCCACGAGCTGTCAAGTGTCTTTCTCGGTTATTCTTCCACTCAAAAAGGGTACAAATGCTATCATCCAGCCacaaaaaaattttatgtatcagcGGATGTTACTTTTGCAAAACAAGAGAATTTCTTTACTCGTCCTTATCTTCAGGGAGAAATCTTATTCACAGAAGATAAGGACAGAGAATTCTTTCTTCTTGACATTCCAGCTACTGTCCAGCAACCAAACACTCACATTCCAGCTCCCGTCCAGCAACCAAACACTCACATTCCAGCTCCTGTCCAACAACCTGAAACAGAGCCTAATACACCCAAATCACAAAGAGGGATTCAGGACACTACTCGTCCTTTACTGGTTTACTCAAGGAAGAAGGCACCGATGCAAGTTCAATCATCTTCTCCTCTTATACAACCTGAGGTAATTGCTGAACCTACTACTGAAACTACtgaaaatttagataaatttCCCATTGCTATTAGAAAAGGGATTAGAGCCTGTATAAAACATCCTTTGTACTTATTTTTGTCTTACAAAAATTTGTCCCATAACCACAAAGCCTTTCTTACTGGCCTAAATTCTATCTCCATTCCCAAAACAGTATCCGAGGCATTAGAAGATGAGAATTGGAAAAATGCCATGAAGGTTGAAATGGAAgctcttgaaaaaaataagacatgGGACTTGGTGAAATTACCGAGAGGAAAGAAACCAGTGGGATGTCGCTGGGTGTACACAGTGAAGTATAAATCAGATGGTTCTTTGGAGAGGTACAAAGcaagattggttgctaaagggtacactcaaatgTATGGAGTAGACTACCTTGAGACATTTGCCCCTGTTGCAAAGATGAACATTGTGAGAGTGTTGTTGTCACTAGCTGCCAACCGAGGCTGGAAATTACAGCAATTTGACATAAAAAACGCCTTTTTACATGGTGATCTTGAGGAGGAAGTTTATATAGATGTTCCACCAAGATTCGGTCCAAATATAGGACAGGTAGTTTGCAGACTAAAAAAGGCTTTGTACGgactaaaacagtccccgagggCTTGGTTTGGAATATTTACCAAAGTAATGCTCAAGTTGAGATATAAACAGAGTCAAGGAGATCACACTCTATTTGTAAAACACTCATCTTCAGGGGGACTGACTGTTTTATTAGTCTATATAGATGATATTATAGTGACTGGTGATGACCTGGAAGGAATGGAGAATTTAAAGAAATGCCTAGTAAAAGAATTTGAAGTCAAAGAACTCGGaaagttaaaatatttccttGGTATTGAAGTGGCACACTCTCGAAAAGGAATCTTCATATCTCAGCAAAAATACATAGTTGATTTGTTGACAGAGACAGGCAAGTTGGGATGTAAACCAGCAGACACACCCATAGAGGTGAATCACAGACTTGGAGATGCACTAGAAGATGCAGCAGTTGATAAAAGTTCATATCAAAGACTTGTGGGGAAGCTCATTTACTTGTCTCATACCAGACCGGATATTGCCTATGCAGTCGGTGTTGTAAGTCAGTTTATGCACAACCCCAAAGAATCACATCTTAGAGCTGTGTATCAAATTCTACAGTACTTAAAGGGCACGCCAGGTAAAGGAATCCTATTTAAAAAGGGGGAGAACTTAACCCTTGAAGCCTATACTGATGCAGATTATGCAGGGTCTATGGTTGATAGAAGATCAACCTCGGGCTATTGCACTTTCCTAGGAGGCAATCTTGTGACTTGAAGGAGTAAAAAACAGAATGTTGTGGCAAGATCTAGTGCAGAAGCTGAATTTAGGGCGATGGCTCTTGGAATTTGTGAGCTATTATggctaaaaattattttggaagattTGAAGATCAACTGGGAAGGTCCAATGAAGTTGTATTGTGATAATAAGTCTGCTATCAATATTGCACATAATCCAGTTCAACATGATTGTACGAAGCACGTTGAGGTTGACAGACATTTTATAAAGGAAAAACTGGACAGTGGCTTAATTTGCACTCCATTTGTGTCCACTGATGATCAACTAGCAGACATACTTACCAAAGGGTTGTCTGGAAAGTTGTTTCAAAAACTAGTAAGCAAGCTGAGAATGGATGATATCCACTTCCCAGCTTGAAGGAGTGTCAGATTACAGTTTACTAATTAAGGAATATTTAAGTGTATCAGAtaggattctgtaaatattttactgattactatccctaactttaaggctgtCTTTTTTAGACAGCATCCCTAGAGTTAGTCTGTTTCCTAGTATAGAGTTTCCTAAGTTAGGCttactatgtgtataaatatttatgtaatttcttatgaataaGACGGAATAGAAAAAGCCTGTTCTTAACAGTACtgaacctcataaggtcctagaTCAGATCAATATCAACCTAAAAGATCAGAGAAAGCCAGAATTCATTTATTAGCTTCCAACAAAGACCAAAAGAAAGAACCTAAATGAAATGGTCAGAACATATGACAGATACCTGCAAGAACTTGCGCCCTAGAAGGCATTTATCGAGTGCAAGAAATTTTGTCACTCGCCCACCCTCTTCATGTTCAACgaattattttttccaaaatatgttGAGACCTATATATTGAAAACAAGGTGATTTAATTCCTGATCACATACccataaattttcatttagaaGGATTGACCATCTCAGAAATATGCAAAAGGAAATGAAGACATAAAGAAAGAAATGCAGTTCCCTTTTCATGAATGTCAAGACAATGAGAGAACAGTGCAGGATATAACAAACCTGGTTGGCGTAACTGATACCCATGTTTGCCCAAGCACGTACATAGTTTGGCTTCAAATCTAGTGCCTAAAGATCCAGACATAGACCAAAAGACTAAATTCAATAGTGCTGAAAATATGGCCACCACAGGCAAAGGGAAGTTTatcatcaaataattttaaatggacAATCTCAGTAACAGAGGCTAAACAAATCAAACTGCATATGAAAGATCTGAATGCATTAAAAAAGGCATTTTGAAAGAGATGATCAAGGGTATATGTAAATTGAGGAAGTGCATAAtcaaatcatctaaattaacCAATAGCTTCGACAAATCAAATAACTAATTACATGGAGCTTAAAAGAAGAGCTAGTTTGTTTTCTAAGGTCCAACTAGGTGCAACATGTTATTTGGAGAATCTTTTTAGCAGCCTAAGCTTACAAAGATGGAGCAAGTAAATAATTCAACCCTATAAGAGAGCTGTATAACACACCAATGGATCACTATACCATCGAAAGataagaaagaagagaaatagaGGAAAAGATGATGCAACCCATAAGAGTTTGGCACATAGAAGATTGACATGTTGGGTTATCACATGTTTAGCATTTCTTTATGCCATCCTTTCAATTGATTAAGCACAAGCCAAGTCCTAGCCACACTTTTTTGTATAGAAGCAAAAAAGCCCCCTTGATTCAAGAAGCACAAATTTACATATTCACCTTAATTTACTCAAGAAAGTGCTTTTTTTACATCTTGCACCTCAAATGCTTCAGGTAGTTGCAGCACCCTTGCCAACATTTCCAAAATGTAATGTTAGGAATCTTAAGGAAAATTATATCCTGTCACCGTATGTAAAACTCTTAAGTCCAACATAAAATCATTGCAGTCATGGAAATCATATGCAAAAATACACTCTTGTAATCACAGCATTCACAACATAAGCAAACTATCCCACAGTAACATTAGAGGAAGCGGCTTACACTCAAACCAAGATTGCAATATCAAGGCATGTTCCAAAAGACAAAAACCAAccaaaaaaacaaagaattatACCCTAGTGTACTTACATCAGCATAATACAAAGAATTAGCAAGCTCCAGCGGCGCAAGAGTACCATACTTTGGGTGATGACGTAACCATCCATACAGATACTTTAAAGCAGTAGTCTGTTCCAATTCTGAACTTTTCAAACAGTATTATTTGTTTGACACTCCAAAATTTTAATCTCAACTTGATTAAAGGGATAAGCATTCACTAACCATTTGTATGACTCACACCAAGAGCAAGAAGTACTTCCAGATTGGTAGGATCGGCCTCCTGAGCATGCATCATTGCTGCAATAGCCTGTACAAAGATATCTAATCAGTGAACTACATTTTTTCTACAAAGTCAAATATATGGACCCCAGTAAAAACCACATAAAACTGCGGAGTATAAAAAGGTCTAGCATCATCCATGTAAGTCTCAAGATAATGACAAGCAGACACATTAATCATCCAAAACAATTTGCAATAAATGTGAACGATTACACTTCATAGGCTTGATATAGACATAGTTTAAGATGGAACCTTATCCATTCAAATTAATTTCAATTAAGCCAAAAAGGTTTTGACATGGTTCAAGAATAAATAGAAGCGGATGATAAGTGAAATGTAATGCACTACTAGTTCATGTGACAACAAACGATAATAGGTTAGATCCAGAACATTAGCAGCCAGGCAAAGACTGCGGCCTTAGATCTGGTACTCTGACTGAAGCCTCAGGCCACTAAGATGAACGTAATACCAATCATATTGCAAACTTCAATGTTTAAACGAAAAATAGCTCCTTCTATCCCTTTCCAGTAGAAGTTTTCATATACAAGAAATGAACATTGCATGATACATCAACATGGCTATATCAAGCCAGcaaataaaacacaaaatgtaGCAGTACAAGAAAATAGATCCTTTGTGTTCAAAAGGTTTTCTTGCTTGCTTAATCAATAGGTTGTTCTGTTTCCTAAAATATGATGGTATTCACAGGGCATTAGACAAGATGAAAAATGATTTAGGTTTAGGTGGAATAGAAAGGTAAATGGTCAACCTTGCCAGGCAAAGAATCATAACCAAAGATGCTGAACAGATGGCTGAACTAGACAAGCAGTCACATCTCTTAATAGAAATTCTTGTAGTATTAAAGAACACAAAAACAATGTCTTTTGGTGTAAGAATACACATGAACTATCCAACTCTGACAAGCTAGGGCAAAGAGGATTACCTGCTGGTCATCATCATTTTCAGCATGGGTTATTCCTAGCAATCTCCAATCTTCAGCATTCTCAGGATTTTTCATAACTTCAGCCTCTAGGGCAAGCACTGCTTCACTCAAAAGTCCTTTCCTGAATAGCTCTTGACATTCTTTTAAAGGATTTTGATGACCAACATATGGATTCATATCAGAAAATACATAGACACCCCATGAAGCGTCCGACCGCTGAGGAACCTACAAgttttcacaaccaaaacattcaTGTAGAATTAAAAGAGGTTATTAAGTGAACTTCTTCAAGGCTACCGGACTTACTCATCATATGAATTTGCCCAGTTATCAGACAAGCTTATCCCAAAGCCCCCCACCAACTTGACGACCAAATTCTTCTGCCCAGTCATCAACATGCAACTTTGAGAATTCATTGACCCATTGATCATCGACAGACTCTTGTTGCAATCTTTCAGCACCAAATTCATTGGCCCGATGATCAGGTCCACAGAAAACCTATTAACCATCAAGTCAAGAACATTTAACAAAATGAAGAAAATTAGAATATTTCAAATAAGAATAAGAGCTTCGCACGGTTTAAGAGTCTCAAAATAATACATAACACGTAGAATCATTAGTCGCACTTTGTATCctgaataaacaaatcaaaagacCCTAGTTGCTCTCACACAGTAGCAAACTCCTCAGCCCATTGATCAGGTTGAAGAAAATCAAAGAACCACCAACCAGAGTAGCAGATTCCGTATAATAAGAACATTTATACAAATTACAATGTTTTTAGCTGGTTTAATACCAAACAGAGATATACAATTACAAGAATCAACAGTGACAGTTTATCTTCTAACTTATTATAATCAATAAGCTCTCACTGCTCAATTTAGTAGCAAACTCCATGACCCATTGGTTTGGCCCATAGAAATACTAAGAACCACCAAAATGGTGAGTCgcatattttataaataacaaataCAGATAATCTCATATAAGATTGACAGGTTTAGTTGATTTAAAAGTTCAACTGAAGATGTAATAATACAGAATCATTAGTCATTCACACTTTATTTGCTAAATCAACTGAAGATGTAATAATACAGAATACTCGGGAATGTGTCATAGCTAAGAATCAATCATAATAGTAGGATGAAAACTAAGTGTTTGCATTGATTGCAAAGTTATACTTTTTTCAAGGTACACTTCCTAGCGAATGTCAAATATCCAGTATGTCCTCAAGTTTCAGCAGATGGCCAAGCCATGATTGTCGGAGAACTTGCATTGTCCCCCACACTTGCTTCACTTGAAGGCGGCCTCCTCTTGCGTGGTGAGCATGCAATGGAATTCCCATCATTATCCATTTTCCGTTCACAGATTTCATACATGCGGAGCAGTATTTCAAAGGTCCATATATCTCTGCATATTACAAGCAAAGCTCATGatgctttaaaagaaaaactgctTGAACAAGATAGGATAACTTGTTTCTAATATGTTACCTATAAAGTCAGATCTCAGAGTTTCACATGAACGTTGCACTTGCTCCATGCAGAGTGAGAAGCAACACAGAGTTCCATCTTGTTTCAACATGTTTCAACCTGAAGGAATGGCTAGCCAAGGTTGCGGTAGGTCCAGAAATAAGGAGTCAGCCAACCCAGAAAACTGATCGGGAAATCCCTCACCCTGAATATCCTGGACTCCCATAGTGACTTAAGTGCTTATTCCAGTCCTCTCGAAGTCATAAAACATGCCTTCTTTTGCGAACCAACACAgaagaatcaaagaaaaataaacaaccATCCTTGGATCTTTCTATTATCAGTTAGACAAACAAAAACCATATAATGGGATAAAATATGCATCATAAATGAGTCCTACGCAAGGTTCCACAAAACTGAGATAATTTCGAGACTACGAAGCATGACAGCAACAGAATCTCGTATTTCAAAGAATACATCTACCTGAACAGACTTCTTAAATCTACCTAGAATTCAAGCTCAACCTAAGCAGTTTCTaaaatcatatttcataacaatctttgaaaccaaaatttcataacaatgcACTCACTAATGAAACTAATAAAGATTTGTAAACCGAGACAATTAGAGACAATGAAGTATCACGGCAACAAAATGTAGATCTATGAAGACATCAACTCAAGATAACCCAGTATTCAAGTTTAACCTAAGCAATTACTATGTCATATTTCATCACAATGCACTTTTGCAAACAATAAACATTTAGGCTTACCTAGCTGAGGCAGCCCTCTGTTCATGGAAATCAAAGGTATACACATGTCCCGTTGGCGCCACGGCCCTTGCAAACAATGTTGTTAATGAGCCACTACCGGTCCCGGATTCTAGAACCAAACAACCCGGAACTATAAACATCTTTTGTTTCTcatgtttttgttgttttcatGATTGCAATTTAGTGCTAACCCCTCCATTGCCATGGAGTCGCTGATATGCCTCTTTATCACAATTTTAAAGCAATGCACTATCTAttcaacattctcttgtcatgATAAAAATGGAAGATTTATAACATCATTAAGAAATAcataaatttaatccaaaacaaacatagaaaaaggaaacataCCTGAGAGTTTGCTCTAAATGATAGACAGACTAAAGATGCTTCAGGAACAGCCAACTTGCTAGCATCAACGCCACTTGCATCAAAAACAGTCGGCAGCTTTGATTTTCTACCATCAGAATATATAACATCCACGGCAGGAAACTTCCTTGCTGCAATTCCGCGAATTAGAATCTTATTTGCCAGTGCAATCTGCCAGGAAAAAAAAAAACCgctaacaattaaaatgtttacagAAAGTAACATTAATTTTACTCAGAAATCAGTCGCAATTCAACTAATTTGAACAGATTTGCAAATGATATAgcctatatgtatataaaaaggaCAAATCAGTTAATACCTTACCACCGTTTTGTTTAGCTCagatatatcatcaaaatatcctCTATTCAATTCATCAGCACTGCcctaaatcaaattaaaacaattatttatacTAAATCTCATGTAAACGATTTTGAAGAATCGAATTCTCGCACACTTTAACAGCTTTCATAGTATCATGCCTCTCATGTGCAATAATCAAATCTCCATCTCTAATGCAGCGATTGAAAGTTATCTTCATTGAGGAATCAATAAGCAATATCCTTAAAAGACGGAAAACACATTCAATTGAATACACAGATGATGTTGGACTAAAATGCAATTTTTGTACCAAAATTTACTccccaaaacaaaaatatttacc encodes:
- the LOC121226554 gene encoding peroxisome biogenesis protein 5, whose product is MNPYVGHQNPLKECQELFRKGLLSEAVLALEAEVMKNPENAEDWRLLGITHAENDDDQQAIAAMMHAQEADPTNLEVLLALGVSHTNELEQTTALKYLYGWLRHHPKYGTLAPLELANSLYYADALDLKPNYVRAWANMGISYANQVGEQSSTCKIVVNGLRAGWKTEEPNLVNFLKQLYLTNPLILTFSDDYSEDIPNEDEDHLEDDAERNNENRSS